In Nycticebus coucang isolate mNycCou1 chromosome 5, mNycCou1.pri, whole genome shotgun sequence, the DNA window tcaggctgttctccaactcctgacctcaggcaatccacctgccttggcctcccagagtgctaggattataggtgtgagccactacacctggcctttttctgtcttttataagGCAACTTACTGCTTACTTTTAATTActacttaattattttaatgagatctgttgtttttttaatttttttattttaaaaatccttttatttgcTTCATATTTTCACGTTCAGTAAAGATTtagacggggcggcgcctgtggctcagtgagtagggcactggccccatataccgagggtggagggttcaaacccagctccggccaaactgcaacaacaataaaaaaacagccgggtgttgtggcggttgcctgtagtcccagctactctggaggctgaggcaagagaatcacctaagcccaagagctggaggttgctgtgagctgtgatgacacagcactctacggagggcgacaaagtgacactctgtctctaaaaaaaaaaacaataagattTAGAcaaaatttagataaaatttgAGAGGGCTGAAATTTTATGAcaaaaaatagtaacttttaCATTAATATTAGTATAGCACCATTGAATTAGCAAAGTAAGTGACTTACTATctcagtgaagaaaaaaaatctcaaaatctcACATAGGTACATATAAATTGGTATGATAAACATAAAACAGTTTTTCCCATTTCtgcttcaaatttaaaaattatcagccaattataacataaaatatcttgttagttttttattttttatatctatatttttgttttggggggagggggtagaaAAGAAAGCAGCCTCTATACTGGGCCCTATTCAGTGGCAGCTTCTTGTTCCATAGGGTTAAGGAAGACTTTGAGGAAATAGAAGTTGTTTGGAAAAATCCAGGTGTAGTTGCTTTGTATGTTGTGATGGGTAGAAGGGATGAAGTGAAGTGTGAAGGCCCTCACACCCTCCATCTTGCCTCAGACTATGTCCTGGAACCCTGGGGCGGAGAAAGCGCCACTTTCATTCCCGCTTCTTGGGATTGTTGACAGCCACGTAGTGATAGAGGACAACAAGCAAAAAGAGCGACACGCCCAGCATGTTGGCGCAGATGGCGAGCTGCACGTCCGTGACCATCCTGTGGAGAAGAGGAGGGACTGTGCCTCGGGCCAGCGCACTCCTCGCTCCTCGCCTCGGCCTCACAAGGACCCGTCTTCGCCCCCACGGCCAGCCACGGCGGCGCTGGCTATGGGACGGCGCCTGCGTGCCTCTCACCTGATCAGCTCTGCTGGgatctctattttttgttttatttgtttttttttgttttttttttattgttggggattcattgagggtacaataagccaggttacactgattgcaattgttaggtaaagtccctcttgcaatcatgtcttgcccccataaagtgtgacacacaccaaggccccaccccccgggatctctattttttttatttttttacatacacatgtgtttattaggcttccactttttgccttcacagaattaaaaaggcttaaaatttaataacaataacaatgtttaagataaggacgagaaacaaaaacctcataaagaaggaacaaagatatgggtggcacctgtggctcaaggagtagggcgccggtcccatatgccagaggtggcgggttcaaacctagccacggccaaaagccacaaaaaaagaaaaaaaaaaaaaaggaggaacaaagataaatacattcagaaaagaaatccgATGATTGccacatcgaaatattaagcaataataataataatgatgcaaagaaagtaacattcacattgtcagataagagtatgttatagaatgttttgactctgatgttcagcatggagtcatcagttaactctattttttttttttttttttgtttgtagagacagagtttcactttatggccctctgtagagtgctgtggcatcacacagctcacagcaacctccaactcctgggcttaagcgattctcttgcctcagcctcccaagtagctgggaccacaggcacccgccacaacgcccagctactctttggttgcagttcagccggggccgggctcgaacccaccaccctcggtatatggggccggcgccttaccaactgagccacaggcgccgccccagttaaCTCTTCTTATTgctttttccaaagtctcaaaaaataggcaactaatatttataaataaaagtaaaagataatttcaaaaaacagatcatgccaaattttatagacaatagaaaaagaagaaatacttcaaaatcattctacttcatctggatacacctgatattaaaattggagaaaatatattattataaaggggaaattacaaacatatttcacttataaatgaggatgcaatatcctaaacaacatattaacaagttgaattatgtttaagtaatgtattttggtcaaaattaaatccaatttttgtgagaattagtcactattttcttttctttctttttttttctccttttccttgcccttaccccctctctccttctctgtctggtctccccttcccccatgccccaccatgtcattaattgtcattaattgtcctcacatcaaagttgaatacataggattcatacttttccattcctgtgatacttcactaagaataatgtgttccacctccatccaggttagtacaaatgctgcaaaaatctccatttttgatggctgaataatattccatggtatacatataccacagcttaccaatctattcttgggttgaaggacatttaggctgtttccacattttagcgattgtaaattgggctgcaataaacagcctagtacaagtgtctttataataaaagtttttttttttccttccggatagatgtccagtaatggaattgcaggaccaaatgggaggtctaggttgagttctttgaggtttctccatacttccttccaaaaaggttgtattagtttgcagtcccacccttTAGTTGtaacactgtaaaagtgttcttttctctccacaaccgtgccagcatctgcagttttgagattttgtcatatgggccattcttgctggggttaggtgatctcAGGGGGGGTTTAATTTggatttctctaataattagggatgatgagcattttttcatgtgtttgctggccattcatctgtcgtctttagagaagattctattcatctctcttccccattgatgtactGGGAAGTACTTTTAATTACTGCTTAATTACTTTAATGAGATCTGTTGTTTTGAACAATGTAACATCATTATAATAATTAGTGCTCTTTtgggtggtgcatgtggctcaaaggggtagggcgccggccccatatgccagaggtggtgggttcaaacccagcccggccaaaaactgcaaaaaaaaataataataataattagtgcTCGTTTGCATATTTTGGTAATGAAATATCACAGGCATGGGGCATGCTATATATGTacacagacatacagacagaaGCAGAAGTTTCCTACCATGAACAAggactcagaaaaagaaaaaaaaaaagtagaatttacatttgctgcttttaaaacatatatttttattcagactATTAATCTTTTAATTACCTAATTTCTTTACCTTAGCAATTTACCTAGGTTTTAGTTATCATTTTAAGGTATTTTTCTGCTAATCATTTTTACAACCTATAAATTAGGTATATAAATATGGTTTtaattactacttttttttttttgagacagagtcctaagctgtcaccttgggtagagtgctgtgtcatcacagctcacagcaacctcaaactctcgggtttaagccattctcttgcctcagcctcccaagtagctgggactaatagtgcccagctattgtttagttgcagttgtcattgttgctcagcagacccaggctgggttcgaacctgccaccctaagtgtatgtggccggcgcccttactgactgagctacaggcgctgccttaattattgcttttaaactcataaatcctaccaagaaaaaaaacaaatgtaactATTTTAATGAGATCTGATGTTTTGAACAATGTAACATCATTATAATAATGCAAGGATCATTCAAAGGCCACTGTTCTCCAAAGGCAGGATGATACatctggccaggcacagaggctcatgcctataatcctagcactctgggaggcagggttaggtggattgcctgagttcagaagtttgagaccagtatgaagAAAAGCTAGACTCTCGCGTCaactaaaaaattgaaaaactagacGGGTGAGTTGTGaccggcacctatagtcccagttactcaggaggctgaggcaagaggatcatttgagtcctggagtttgaggtttctgtgagctgtgatgccatagcactctagcctggggcaacagactgagattctgtctcaaaaaaaagaaagaaagaaaaaggaggagataATACATCGGCCATGCTATCTTACAGTAaaatttcattgtggttttagttatAGGCAGGTACCTTACTGAGACCAATCAGACAAAATATGCTTTAATGGACTGTCATTGGGGATTGAGGCATGAGCCCCATAATATAGACCAGATACAGAAACACCAGATTTCCTAAGAACAAAACCAGAAATAATGAGAACTGAAGTTTTCAGCACACaaccagaataaagcaggtgCGCCTTAGTGATGGCAATGTGGTGGTGAGTGAGGGCAGAGCCTGAAGACTCCCAGGAGAAATCTCCCACCGGCGCTGCTTGGAGCATCCAAGCACTGCACCCCTGGGCTCATCTGTCCAGATGACCGCCAGGCTTCCCCAGCACAGCACTTACTGGACCCAGAGGTCCCTTAGTGGTCATCAGAAATATTACCAAAGAGGGTCTGGTCACCTGTCACTTGCAGCCAACATGCAGAGACTGGAATAGGTCCATCAAACTTTTTGTCAGAAGGTCAGCAATACTGGAGAACCGTGAGTATTGACTTTCCAAGACTGTTATGTTTTTCCACTTCCAAAATCACAGCTTTAGACATAAACGTTAAAAGCAAGAACCATAccaac includes these proteins:
- the LOC128586011 gene encoding dolichyl-diphosphooligosaccharide--protein glycosyltransferase subunit 4-like; the protein is MVTDVQLAICANMLGVSLFLLVVLYHYVAVNNPKKRE